CGGCCGCTTGACCACGAGGCCCTCGGACTCGAGCCGGGCCAGCGCCTCGCGCACTGGCGTCGGCGACACATCGAACTCGCGGGCGATGCCGTCGATGCTGACCTTGGCGCCCGGCTCGATCGGGTGATCCATGAGCAGGCCGAGTGGAGCACGTCGTAGACGTCGTCGGCCAGCGCCCGCCGCGCGGGCACGAAGACGTGCGCGTGATCAGGGCCGAGGCTCACAGCATCATCCTCACGAGGCAAGCTCGAGAACCGGCCTGGTCAACCGGCCTGTCGCTGCCCGCCGAGGTCCCACACCTCCACCAGCGGGGCCGGCGCGCCGCCGTCGCCGCCGAGGAAGCCGTCGACGAACCGGCCGATGTGCGCCTGCCACCGCTCGTTCGCCGGGTCGCCGTCCAGCGCTCGCATGGCCGCGTCGAAGTCGTCGCATGCGACCAGATGGAACAGCCGGACGCCGACGCGCCAGATGGTCCATTCGTGGATGCCCAGCCGCGCGAACGAGTCCGCGAGGTCGTCCGGGATGCGCTCGTGCTCCCGGTCGTAGTCCGGTCCCGTCCCCGGCCGCAGCACGGAGTGCAGCGCTACGCGCATCGTGTCATCCCTTCACATCGGCCCGATGGGCACGTCGGCCCGCAGCAGGCCGGCATCGATCAGCTCCGCCCACACGTCCGGATCGACGGGCTCGGCGACCAATGCGGCGTTCCGGGCTACCTGCTCCGGCGAGTCCGCACCCAGTACGACGGTGGCGACCGCCGGATGGGCCAGCGGGAACCGCGCCGCCAGCACGGGCACCGTCGTGCCGTACCGCACGGCGACCGCGGCGATGCTCCGGACCCGCTCGACGACGGCGTCAGGCGCCGGAGCGTAGTCGTAGCGCGCCCCCTGGGCCGGCAGCGGTGTCGCCAGGATGCCCGAATTGAACACGCCGGCGGCCGCCACCGACACTCCGCGCTCCACGGCCAGCGGCAGCAGGTCGTCCAGCGCGCTCTGGTCCAGCAGCGTGTACCGGCCGGCCAGCATGACGACGTCGAGATCGGTGTGCCGGACGAAGTCGGCGAGCATCGCCGACTGGTTCATCCCGGCGCCGTACGAGCGGATCACGCCCTGCGACCGCAGCTCCTCCAGCGCCGGGAACGCGCCGGCCAACGCCTCGCGGTAGTGATCGTCAGGATCGTGCACGAACAGCACGTCGATCCGGTCCAACCCGG
This Jiangella alba DNA region includes the following protein-coding sequences:
- a CDS encoding aldo/keto reductase — protein: MRAFGRGGLRVGPVGYGVAALGNLYEALSADVWPRCVPAAWSAGIRYFDVAPHYGLGLAEERLGRSLTGFPRDEYVVSSKVGRLLVPNDGYAGERDAELFDVPATQRRVRDYSRDGVLRSLEDTLTRTGLDRIDVLFVHDPDDHYREALAGAFPALEELRSQGVIRSYGAGMNQSAMLADFVRHTDLDVVMLAGRYTLLDQSALDDLLPLAVERGVSVAAAGVFNSGILATPLPAQGARYDYAPAPDAVVERVRSIAAVAVRYGTTVPVLAARFPLAHPAVATVVLGADSPEQVARNAALVAEPVDPDVWAELIDAGLLRADVPIGPM
- a CDS encoding L-rhamnose mutarotase produces the protein MRVALHSVLRPGTGPDYDREHERIPDDLADSFARLGIHEWTIWRVGVRLFHLVACDDFDAAMRALDGDPANERWQAHIGRFVDGFLGGDGGAPAPLVEVWDLGGQRQAG